One genomic window of Solanum stenotomum isolate F172 chromosome 9, ASM1918654v1, whole genome shotgun sequence includes the following:
- the LOC125876684 gene encoding protein HEAT STRESS TOLERANT DWD 1 — protein sequence MVRSLKNPKKAKRKNKAKKGEGSSDSVPSLPAKVWQPGVDKLEEGEELQCDASAYNSLHAFHIGWPCLSFDVLRDSLGLVRTEFPHSVYCVAGTQAEKSSWNSIGIFKLSNISGKRRDLVPDKTGDENADMDSDSSDSDEEEEAGSGTPVLQLRKVFHEGCVNRIRAMTQNPHIVASWGDTGHVQVWDISSHISALAESESDLSHGASAVSNQAPLFKFGGHKDEGYAIDWSPRVPGKLVSGDCRNCIHLWEPTSGATWNVSAKSYIGHTASVEDLQWSPTEDTVFASCSVDRNIIIWDTRMDNPVAATITAHKADVNVISWNKLASCMLASGSDDGTFSIQDLRMVKDGDSVVAHFDYHKHPITSIEWSPHEASTLAVSSSDNQLTIWDLSLERDEEEEAEFKTKMKEQVNAPTDLPPQLLFVHQGQKDLKELHWHSQIPGMVVSTAADGFNILMPSNIENAIPANVA from the exons ATGGTTCGGAGCTTAAAGAACCCTAAAAAAGCTAAACGGAAGAACAAG GCAAAGAAAGGAGAAGGATCGTCGGATTCAGTACCATCATTGCCAGCGAAGGTATGGCAACCAGGAGTTGACAAATTAGAGGAAGGAGAGGAGCTTCAGTGTGACGCTTCTGCTTATAATTCTCTTCATGCCTTCCACATTGGCTGGCCTTGCTTGAG TTTTGATGTGTTGCGCGACTCACTCGGCTTAGTGCGGACTGAGTTTCCACATTCTGTGTACTGTGTAGCAGGAACACAA GCAGAGAAAAGTTCTTGGAACTCCATTGGTATATTTAAGTTGTCTAATATATCTGGGAAAAGGCGGGACTTGGTGCCAGACAAGACAGGTGATGAAAACGCTGACATGGACAGCGACAGCAGTGAtagtgatgaagaagaagaagctggATCGGGGACACCTGTATTACAG TTACGCAAGGTGTTTCATGAAGGATGTGTTAATCGCATACGTGCTATGACACAAAACCCCCATATAGTTGCTTCTTGGGGTGATACTGGTCATGTTCAG GTTTGGGATATTAGCTCTCATATAAGTGCTTTGGCAGAATCAGAGAGTGATCTTAGCCACGGGGCTTCTGCAGTCTCTAATCAAGCACCCTTATTTAAGTTTGGTGGACATAAAGATGAAGGCTATGCTATAGACTGGAGTCCTCGTGTTCCCGGGAAGCTTGTTTCAG GTGACTGCAGGAATTGTATCCATTTGTGGGAGCCAACATCTGGTGCAACATGGAATGTTAGTGCTAAATCTTACATTGGACACACTGCAAGTGTTGAGGATCTCCAG TGGAGCCCTACAGAAGATACTGTATTTGCTTCTTGCTCAGTTGATAGAAATATTATAATATGGGACACCCGTATGGACAACCCTGTTGCAGCAACTATAACGGCACATAAGGCAGATGTCAATGTGATATCATGGAACAA GTTGGCGAGCTGTATGCTTGCATCTGGAAGTGATGATGGGACATTTTCTATTCAAGATCTTAGAATGGTCAAG GATGGAGACTCCGTAGTGGCCCACTTTGATTATCACAAACATCCCATCACTTCTATTGAATGGAGTCCGCATGAAGCCTCAACACTGGCTGTTTCATCGTCAGATAATCAGCTAAC AATCTGGGACCTTTCTTTGGAGAGAGATGAAGAAGAGGAGGCAGAGttcaaaactaaaatgaaagagcAAGTCAATGCTCCAACGGATTTACCCCCACAACTTCTCTTTGTTCATCAG GGTCAGAAAGATTTGAAAGAACTTCACTGGCATTCTCAGATCCCAGGAATGGTTGTATCCACAGCGGCAGATGGATTTAACATACTGATGCCATCGAACATCGAAAATGCAATTCCTGCAAATGTTGCATGA